The nucleotide sequence ttgaaatatATGCAGATCTGCTCTAAAGGATCTGTTGAACATGAAACCTCATGGAAGACCTAATTAATTGTTTTGaagcaattatttattttaaagtgtgattTGAGAGTTAAGATTATAAAATCTACGTTGTAAAACATTCCTTcttaatatttttgtcttgttcgccagttcaaatgattaaatcaagatacatttactagatttttttttttaaattacttaaaaaaataagtgatTTTGTTTGgcttaaaataagaaaaaatatataccaATGGTGTATAAACCTGAATTAAGTTTAACTTCTATAGGCGCAGGCTcaccgtgacccgaggtagttcggataagtggtagaaaatggaatggaaagtttAACTTCTTTGTTTTCTGCTTAATCCAAGTTTAATTTTTGGCAgatattctttcattattttaaggGAGTCTTTTTTAAGTCAAGTTTCCTTTTTTACACCAATGGCagatattttcatgtttgaagcataaattcacttaatttaataaaaagaacCTCTATCTTACTGCATGTCATTTGAATTGTCAAGTAAGTGTATTTTGATATAATATCcgttagatatttgtactggaaatctaaataaaaatagaaaatatatttttttgcagtgtaagcAACtacacatgttttaaatgtagggTGGCTTTTGATAAGCTGTGGTTACCATGGGAACATAGGTCCCATGATGCTGTGGCAATACTCTTCAAGCAGGCAGTTTTATGTGCCACTCACAGAAATGATGTGCTTATCGGTTGGATTAAGGCCTAACACTGTTTTCCTTGAGGAGTTCCTAACTGAGGACGAGTGGAATATCGGCTTAGATTTTTGGTCCTTAAATTGCTAGTGGTGACTTGACATAACATCTTAATTCAGCAAAAATGTGAGTGTGCTCTTGCAGTTCACACCGACCGGGGCGTGAGCTGCGTGCCTGTAAAAAGGTTTTTGGAATCTCAACTTtagaaagaaagcaaaaacaaGCCCAGAGGTGCAGAAAAAGAAGCTTGTGAGGTTTCTCCTCGAACTGAAGTTTTAGAAATGAAAGCAAGTGCAAACCAGAGTAGACGTCATTACATTTAGCTGCTCTGTGGATGTCATGCATTCCATGCATATGAAAACATgtgtaaatagaaaaataaatgtttacaaaaatggCATAGCATCTGTTGTTTTTTCTCCTCTCTAAAAGTTCCAGTCAAATATAATCACACGTCTCGGTCTGCCGAGGGCAGCATCTACTAGAGATAAAACGCATGCATTCCATGCAGTGCTCTTTGCTTTGCAGGGGTAAAGCGTGAAGTGGATACATATTTAGATACGATTAGTAGTACGTCCTCGCGTTTGAAAATTACGTGTCGGGGTTCGCTGTACAAAGTCTTTATAAAGAGCGTGTGTGGCCGTgtttgtgcgtgtatgtgtcTTTAAGGTGGGGTTCCCCACGCTCCATCGGAGTGGAACCCGTCTCCGGTGGACGAGAGCGGAACAGTTCCGCTGGGGGTAAAAGGGTCAGTGTCCGTATCCGTTTCTCCCTCGGCCAAATATTGGCGCTCGTGACCCCAGCTCGACCCCGCCGGTAACCCACAGGGCCTGCCCATGACCTCCTCTTTCTCCGCAGAGATGCTGAACCCGCTGGGTGAACGTTCCAACTCCTCATGAGTGACCGACAGCAGGGACAGCGGAGTGCCCACCCTTCGGCCTCCTGATTGGCTGACGTTGGAGGACGGGGAGTGGCTTGGCAGTGGGCTAATAGGCAGGACGGTAGGTCTCTGGGGTTGTGTGTTCGAGTGCGAGTGTGTGTAATATGGTGTGATGTGTAGTGATGGGCCGTAGCTGCAGTACACACGGTCTCCCGCAACACTGACAGTCAGAGTGGGGTCGCAGCCTTCCATGGTCATGTGGGCGGGGCCTGTAAGGTCATGTTGCATATGCATATCGACCAGGAAATCTAGTTTCTTCTCCATGTCTTCCACCTGTGATCGTAGTAACAAGAAGGTTGTGTTACAGCCAATCAACGTTTATAATGCCTCACAACAAGTGGATAAAAATTCTGCCAAACCTGTCTCTCGACCCGCATAAATCTACCCATCATGCTTTGGTCTTCGGTATCTGGCAGGCCTGCTTTGGCAAGATATGACTCATGTCTGAGGTAGAAAGACAGAGGGAAATTATACAGAAAAGTTCTTTTGATAGATATTTACAGTTTAATGCAGGCAGTAAAAATAGACTATAAACATATAGCAAATGTTTGTTGGCAGATCTGATGGATTTGGTACAATTTATGACAGAAAATTCACAAtaaatctttaaacaaaacTCTATGGATTGTGCTTTGAATACGGAGTTATGCTCTAGGTGAATTCACAGTGTGTTCAACGCTTGCATTTTCTGGAAGGTGTCAAAGTCTTCCCTGTCTGAggtttatcttaaaataaaatacaaacatctgACTAGATAATGTGATTTTCCATTGTTGGCAGGTGTGTTGTTACCTGGGTGACTGTTGGTTGGAGTATGGAAATGGTCCTTTTTGGGGTTTCTTGTGTTTTGGAGTAAGAGCTGGTCCAGGTGTCAGAATCAGATCTATTCTGAAaagtaaataagaaaaaaatgttttcaagtaGTACAGGAAACTATTTAACTTGACAATTCctcataaaacattaaacaaaaagaaCACATCATTATAAAATTTAAAGGTCAACTTTTGATAACTCTTTACACATTTGCGTCTAAGTTCTgaaagtgtgttttattttttaacgcaagtttttcatgtgaaaacacatctgaagtcatttttgtgtgatttactgttttctacataaaattatcctacatcattaaaaaaaacattcagtggAAATATAACCTTCatactttatttattgtattaagtaaggccatgtcaaagactGAAATCATAATGAAATTATTGGTTAAAATGAAGCGTTAATGCTGCTTATTTCCTTGTTCAGCGTCGCgtatatttaaaatagattatgaactttttctataatatttatttgacaaCCATatatgcgtgtgtttgtgtgataccGTGTCTGTAGATATTTGATTCTGGTGAGCATGTCCAGATGTCCTGCAGAATACTGCTCAATCACATCCTTCACATCATATGGCCTCAGAGTCTCCTTAAAACGCTTCTTATTCAACAGGAACATTATAATCCTTAAACACacattacaaacacaaatgATTCTCCAGTATCAGTTAAGACTTATccacaaaaatggaaattcttgcatttattcaccttcatcgTGTTCTAAACACCTTGtgtctttcttttctctgtAGAGATGTTAAAAAGAATATTAATGACTGACAGTCtcggtcaccattcactttcattgtatatgGGAAACTGAAAGTGAAGGGTGACCTTGGCTTTCAGTCCATTAGGTTAAGCTTTTCgtgtttaatgtaaaaaagtcAGTCATGcagggtttggaacaacatgaagatgagtaaattttaatttctgtggaactatccctttaagtatttaTGTGACTGCACGGTTAGTGGAAAAGGATTTGGTATATGTTTACCGCACTGCTCTTATTACTAATTTGAGAGTTGGAATCATGTCCTCCATCAGTATATCAGGCGGGAAACCTTTCTCATCAGGAGTGCGGTCAGGCAGTCCACCTGTGTCTACAAAGACAAACGCAAGATGATTTGCATTTCATGAGTTATgtgaaaatgtatgtgtgtgtttttgtttatattttatataatggtCAGTACCCTCAGAGCTTTGTCTCAGGGTGTAGGCCTTCATTCTAAAAGCAGTCCTGAATCTATCTCTGTTACTAAACCCTGCCGGTTTTCCCTCTTTTGATGGACTTTCCTCAGCCGCTTCCGCTGGCACGTTCTCAGGATTCGTGGAGGGCATCATCACGCGCGCCCTCACCGTCGACGGCCTTGGAGTGGATAAGCGCACGCGATCCAACAAACTCAATTTCTGGctaatagagagagagaaagaataacAGATGAAGTTAAGCAAATTTCTCTAATGCGTAATATCTCAAAGGCCTGTGAGAGAAACAAAcacgcacccacacacaaacacaaacacacacaaactcttccTGCAGGAGTAACCAAACACTTCCCAAGAAACAACGCAGGGCATTCTACTGTGAAGGGTCCCAAAGGACGGACACACAAATacccccacaaacacacacacacacatagggaGAGGGACAACGCACTGCGGCACACACAGTCTCTCTTGAGTACAGTGAAAAGAAGAAGATTGAAGCGGTGAGAGAGGCTGAAACATCTTTAAGAGATTAAAATGCTCCACAATTACAGACAATTACCAAACAGTTACTGACACGACACTTTCCCACACACACTATCCGTCGATTCAAACTGTGTCAGAGAGGGTTTCAGCCATTGAAAGGTAACTTTGTGTGcgtttatgtgtgtgcgttGTAGAGAAGAGCCCATCGGACATACTGGAAGGGAGAGAAAACGTGAGAACAGACAGGAAGATGAACGGAGCACAATACCGTTAACTGTCATGGTTCCGCCTCACCATGTCAGGTATTACTTGGTCTTGAGGCGGAATCagacaggatcccttgttttatgttggagagagactattttggcacctattagttgccatactctctccggtcttgtcattgttcctgcccgtCTGTGtcctagttagtgttaattagtttatcgcctgcacctgtcccctcttgatttgtttccctttatattgacctcgtgtctcttgtcttgtgctggttcattgtttgtgtcatgtgggtgagttccTGTCTTGTCAGTGAGTCTAGTTTATTATGTAGTGATGTGTTAATAGTCTGATACTGTTAATTTAGTTGGTCTTTGTTCCCGTTAGTTTAGTTGGTCTTTGTTCCCGTTAGTTTAGTTGGTCTTTGTTCCCGTTAGTTTAGTTGGTCTTTGTTCCCGTTGGTCTTTGTTCCCGTTAGTTTAGTTGGTCTTTGTTCCCGTTAGTTTAGTTGGTCTTTGTTCCCGTTAGTTTAGTTGGtctttgttcatgttagtttagTTGGTCTTTGTTCCCGTTGGTCTTTGTTCCCGTTAGTTTAGTTGGTCTTTGTTCCCGTTAGTTTAGTTGGTCTTTGTTCCCGTTAGTTTAGTTGGTCTTTGTTCCCGTTAGTTTAGTTGGTCTTTGTTCCCGTTGGTCTTTGTTCCCGTTAGTTTAGTTGGTCTTTGTTCCCGTTAGTTTAGTTGGTCTTTGTTCCCGTTAGTTTAGTTGGTCTTTGTTCCCGTTAGTTTAGTTGGTCTTTGTTCCCGTTAGTTTAGTTGGTCTTTGTTCCCGTTAGTTTAGTTGGTCTTTGTTCCCGTTAGTTTAGTTGGTCTTTGTTCCCGTTAGTTTAGTTGGtctttgttcatgttagtttagTTGGTCTTTGTTCCCGTTGGTCTTTGTTCCCGTTAGTTTAGTTGGTCTTTGTTCCCGTTAGTTTAGTTGGTCTTTGTTCCCGTTAGTTTAGTTGGTCTTTGTTCCCGTTGGTCTTTGTTCCCGTTAGTTTAGTTGGTCTTTGTTCCCGTTAGTTTAGTTGGTCTTTGTTCCCGTTAGTTTAGTTGGTCTTTGTTCCCGTTAGTTTAGTTGGTCTTTGTTCCCGTTAGTTTAGTTGGTCTTTGTTCCCGTTAGTTTAGTTGGTCTTTGTTCCCGTTAGTTTAGTTGGTCTTTGTTCCCGTTAGTTTAGTTGGTCTTTGTTCCCGTTAGTTTAGTTGGTCTTTGTTCCCGTTAGTTTAGTTGGTCTTTGTTCCCGTTGGTCTTTGTTCCCGTTAGTTTAGTTGGTcttgtttccatgttttgttatgttaccccctcgtgggtgtttTTGTATCTTGTTTATTAGTCTTGCCCCTTACCTCCCTGTCTGCACTTTGGTCCTTTGTCTCCATGTCCTCACCACCCTTAATGTTTCATGAAAGTTAACAATGGCACTTTCACTTCAATGTTtgaatatgtgtgtatgtatggtGCAGATCTTCAGTTGGGACTTTGATTGACTTTGATTTGTAGCTTTTTGACATGCGTCAATTTTGatgtagatattttaaagaatgttggtcactGAACAAAGGCGGTTGACTACCcaatgacttgcattggttttgtgtccatacactAGAATTCAATGGGTAACTTCGTTGTttggttcccaacattcttcaaaatatcttttgtgttctggagaagaaagtcatgcaggtctGAAATGTCCAGAGgttgagtaaaagatgacagaagaTTTATcttttggtgaactatctctaTAATATCTGTGTGTACAGGTTTTGCTATATAGTTCTTGTGATGCTCAATGGTTATGTTCAGGTTATACGATACAGTTTATCATTTGCCTA is from Triplophysa dalaica isolate WHDGS20190420 chromosome 3, ASM1584641v1, whole genome shotgun sequence and encodes:
- the kcnq3 gene encoding potassium voltage-gated channel subfamily KQT member 3 isoform X2, with the protein product MGIRSRNAASGTEDSRERKSALAGELEQCAGQERDGAFLLVGSGKETDFKRGSQNIGLLAKTPLGYTRPVKRNNLRKRRIQTLIYDALERPRGWALLYHAFVFLIVLGCLILSILTTFREHEKDSAHWLVILETFTIFIFGGEFGLRIWAAGCCCRYKGWRGRLKFARKPLCVLDIFVLIASVPVVVVRNQGNVLATSLRSLRFLQILRMLRMDRRGGTWKLLGSAIYTHSKELITAWYIGFLSLILASFLVYLVEKDDIATNLTDIDSLSPTPPPQDFDTYADALWWGLITLTTIGYGDKTPKTWAGRLLAGTFALIGVSFFALPAGILGSGLALKVQEQHRQKHFEKRRHPAASLIQAAWRYYSTNPVREDLIATWRFYETVISLPCFSQKLSLLDRVRLSTPRPSTVRARVMMPSTNPENVPAEAAEESPSKEGKPAGFSNRDRFRTAFRMKAYTLRQSSEDTGGLPDRTPDEKGFPPDILMEDMIPTLKLVIRAVRIIMFLLNKKRFKETLRPYDVKDVIEQYSAGHLDMLTRIKYLQTRIDLILTPGPALTPKHKKPQKGPFPYSNQQSPRHESYLAKAGLPDTEDQSMMGRFMRVERQVEDMEKKLDFLVDMHMQHDLTGPAHMTMEGCDPTLTVSVAGDRVYCSYGPSLHITPYYTHSHSNTQPQRPTVLPISPLPSHSPSSNVSQSGGRRVGTPLSLLSVTHEELERSPSGFSISAEKEEVMGRPCGLPAGSSWGHERQYLAEGETDTDTDPFTPSGTVPLSSTGDGFHSDGAWGTPP